In a genomic window of Magnolia sinica isolate HGM2019 chromosome 14, MsV1, whole genome shotgun sequence:
- the LOC131225944 gene encoding AP2-like ethylene-responsive transcription factor CRL5, producing METQGGALYSQLSVMPLKSDGSLCIMEALTRSQQVEAVMPASSPKLEDFLGGATMGAHQYGSIDREAMSLSLDSMYYQHNRQAENSRQQHSLGLLQPFRQLIQAQQQQQHHPYFQPPQEGMCTGLTAHDMYQTALEVAPKEAQIPLMADGIPGLKNWVAKHYCAGHATSEKMGERLDVEGGGPGSIGGAMGYGDLQSLSLSMSPGSQSSCVTAAAQQLSHGGADFGPMDTKKRRGAKVGQKQPVHRKFIDTFGQRTSQYRGVTRHRWTGRYEAHLWDNNCKKEGQTRKGRQGGYDIEKKATRAYDLAALKYWGPSTHINFPLDNYHRELEEMKNMSRQEYVAHLRRKSSGLSRGASMYRGVTRHHQHGRWQARIGRVAGNKDLYLGTFTKCIQNFEFDSQREVVEIAFEKELKGQKMLSIKG from the exons ATGGAAACACAAGGTGGGGCCCTTTACTCCCAGTTGTCTGTAATGCCACTGAAATCTGATGGCTCCCTTTGTATCATGGAAGCTCTTACAAGATCACAGCAAGTTGAAG CAGTGATGCCAGCTTCCTCTCCCAAGCTTGAAGATTTCCTGGGTGGTGCAACCATGGGAGCCCACCAGTACGGATCCATTGACAGGGAAGCTATGTCTCTAAGCTTGGACAGCATGTATTACCAGCACAACCGACAGGCTGAAAACAGCAGGCAGCAGCATTCCCTAGGCCTTCTCCAGCCCTTCAGGCAGCTGATTCAagcccaacagcagcagcagcaccacccaTACTTCCAGCCACCACAGGAAGGGATGTGCACAGGATTAACAGCCCATGACATGTACCAGACTGCGTTGGAAGTGGCGCCGAAGGAAGCCCAGATCCCTCTAATGGCAGATGGAATACCAGGCCTGAAGAACTGGGTGGCCAAGCATTACTGTGCTGGCCATGCAACGAGTGAGAAGATGGGTGAGCGTTTGGATGTTGAAGGAGGTGGACCAGGGTCTATTGGTGGTGCAATGGGGTATGGTGATTTGCAGTCCTTGAGCTTGTCTATGAGCCCTGGTTCTCAATCTAGCTGTGTTACAGCTGCTGCACAACAGCTATCACATGGTGGGGCTGATTTTGGACCCATGGACACAAAGAAGAGACGGGGTGCGAAGGTGGGCCAGAAGCAGCCAGTTCATAGGAAGTTCATTGATACATTTGGGCAGAGAACATCACAGTATAGGGGTGTTACAAG GCATAGGTGGACTGGTAGATATGAAGCCCATCTATGGGACAACAACTGCAAGAAGGAAGGCCAGACTAGAAAAGGAAGGCAAG GGGGGTATGATATTGAAAAGAAAGCTACAAGAGCTTACGACTTAGCTGCGCTCAAGTATTGGGGACCTTCAACTCATATCAACTTCCCG TTGGATAACTACCACCGAGAACTCGAAGAAATGAAGAACATGAGTAGGCAGGAAtatgttgcccatttgagaag AAAGAGTAGTGGACTCTCTAGAGGCGCTTCAATGTATCGTGGCGTCACAAG GCATCATCAACATGGGAGATGGCAAGCACGGATCGGTCGGGTTGCGGGAAACAAGGATCTTTATCTTGGGACCTTTACTAAGTGTATTCAAAATTTCGAATTTGATAG CCAAAGGGAAGTGGTGGAGATTGCTTTTGAAAAGGAGTTGAAAGGACAAAAAATGCTAAGCATAAAAGGTTGA